GGTACTCCTGATAGCTCAAATAAGTAACCAATTCAGCATGGTATTTTATCATTGGATAGTGATCATTGCAGCCGAAGTAGGCCATTTCACCAATGCTGAAACACCAGCTTTCAGGATTTTGCCCAAGTCTATGACAAATGTCCAACAACTTGGTCCCCACTGACCATGTAGAGCACTTGAAAACTTAACAACCCAACTGATTTACTCAAAAATTGACTGAATCTGACTTTAAGACAAAATCTTTTCTCCAAATTGGGGGAGAGAGGAATGCTAATTTAAATGATCTTTACATGAAACATAAAAAAGGGGAAACAAATAATTTCCCCTCAAATTATCtcaagaaaatttataatgataagaACTAGATAAACAGGACCTACGGAACCAGAGTCCATTGCAAAACTGAAATTCACTGCTCAAGCAGTATCTACAGTACCTTGAAGAACTCCAATCTTATCAAAACCGAGAATAACAATGCTACTTGATTCCACTATATGAAAAACAAGCACGGGAAAGTGGAAAACATATCTAATGCTACTTTATCCCAGCCATCTTATTTCCAATCACTTGAACCATAGTCACTGTAAATAAGATTGGATATTCCACACTCCTAGGATATGTTAGCTGCAAGATCACCTTACATAATTCATTGCTAGCACACAGAAAATTACGGAAGTGACCATTATTTAGTAAGTACACATTCAACGGGAAAAAGAGAATCCACAGATTAACAATTATAATCTCCTCGGGTTTTATTTACTCCATATTAACAAGAAAATACACAAAGCACAACAAGAAGATCAAATAACTCCACATTCTTTGGATACATTAGTTGCAAGTTCACCTTCCATAACTCATAGTCAGCACGCAGAAAAATATAATAGAGGTAATTATTTCATAAGTAAACAtttacaccaaaaaaaaaaggagaatccacagggcaaGGTAGTTCCATGAAATGAAAACCACCAATGGGAAATCATGTCAACTGGCATAAAATCCTACAGAAGACAGCTAAAAAATTAGACATCAAAAGCGGTATATTTCCtgggtttttattatttattctaagTCAATAAGAACCCAAAATACAGAAAGCAAAGCGATCAAAAAGTCTTATCATCACATCAAGACACAgcaatacaatatatatatatatatatatatatatatatatagcacaagCAAGATGATAAGAAGAAccacaacaacagcagcagcagcagccgcACATCAAGACACAGCAATACAATATGTATTCAGCATAAGCAAGATGATACGAAgaacaaccacaacaacaacagaaGCAGCCGCAGTAAGGTTTGAGAATGTACCATTTCACTTGTTCCCTCCAAGTTCCTTCTCAATAGCATCAGCAGCAGCTTTGAGGTCCTCATCCAGGAAGATATCCCAATCCCCATCCCAACGGATGAAGAATTCAGTATCCTCAAAGTACTTCACACGATGCACATCCCCAGCTGGGGTGAAGAGAAAGTCCCCTTCCAGCAATTCATACGCTTCACCCTTGGTGAGATTCCACACCTTCTTCCTCCCCTTTATCACCAACAAATCATGACCGAACGTGTGATGGTGAGCAGGTTCAACACTCCCCGCCGTAAACTTAAGAATCGCCGAAGTAGGGCTCTCTCTCACGATCTTCATCTCACCGCCAGGCATGATCCCCACTGGCTCGAACTCCATCCCCTTGCGGAGACAGCAGATGGCGCAGTTGGATACGGAGGAAGGGATGCGAGCCATTTCCTGAGTGGAGGTATCAAAGAAAGCCTGGATGTCCTCCGGCCAGGGTGCACCGCCGGAGGCAGGGCAAGGGGCTTTGAAAGGGGTTTGAAGCCAGGCATCAAGGATCCGGACTCCCTCTTCAGCTTTGGTGCCCATGCCGCCGACGGAGAGGACGTTGCAATCATTGATGGATCTAGTGTTGACCGCTTCATCGACAGAAGTGCATGTGGCAGCGTAGACGCGCGGGAACTTGTTGGCGAAGATGGAGACGCCGACGCCGGTGCCGCAGGCGAGGAGGCCGCGGGTTTCGGATCCGGAGGTTGTTTTGCCGGCGGCGGAGCTGACGTTGTGGCCGATGCGCTCGGCGATGGTGTAGTACTTGTCGGTGCCAAGGTCGATGACCTCGATTCCTGGTTTGGAGCGGAGGTGGGAGAGAAGGGCGTCCTTGAGGTCGCAGCCGAAGGCGTCGGCACCGGCGTAGATCTTGAGAGAAGGGGGGTGGTTCTCGGTGGTGGTGGCCATGGCGCTCTGAGTGTGGGGGAGGGACTGAGCCAATGATGATGGTCTTGCCGGTTTCTTTGATCCTGGTCTTCACCtgtgtttgttttataaaatgCTAATATTTACAATAgatattagggaaaattactgtttacccctttgtgaattttaaatattCCTAAACAGCCATTCCAACTTTGTCAAACTCCGGACAATCCTtctgttattgtttaagttctcTTTTGCCCCTTAccattcacttcaaatgggtccatgttatgaaatttcatttttgcccttgaaaatggtgggaataaaaccgccaaatcacatcatatcCGAACTTTTTACACACAAAtttgcatttttcttttcttttttgcttgtttttttgtgaaacaaagttTACAAGGCTtaatcacatcttcttcttcttctcgtcaTTTGGTTTTTCAATTTGAGTTCTACCGGTTTTCTGATAAGATGAGACTTTCTTAGTTGCTATCACTGTGATCATTCTGCGGGAGGGAGGGAGTAACACAATTTAGAAAAatgcaggtttattatggagacTTTTTGTGGTATTGCCAGATACAACTGAGAgagacgagtgctaatgttcacgatGTTGACTTGTGGGGAATGgatgttagctgagatatgtgagcgatggggtctagATAGGTAAAGTTTATCACACCGTATGGATTTAAATCAGTTTGTCCAACAGAAAAcgagtactccatcttcaaatgcactgtagtcgatcttgttgtcgagacaaacgatatgccattgtcgaatcctattGAAAACGAGTTCCTTTCGATGTAAAGTTCTcctcttttatgtttataaagTTGTGTAAttacttattgtttaactataccgttctctgtttaaatatattaagtttCCAGTTAAACATCCTTTTCTCTGTTTAATTTTTTCTGTCTCTATTTACCTATTCATTTCTCcgtttaaaatattgatcatttTCGTTTAAATTGAAGTGTTGGTAGGAATTCGGATTTTGCGAGCACTCCGGTCCCACCCCATTgcgaccctgacggtgtgggatacCTTCCTTCCTCGACAGAACAATCTGAAgtgctgtcgttggatattggacaacatTTTGAATGTCAGCTCAAAGACCGGCCCTTATACAAGCCCATCGACATTCAGGAGGacatgtattcaaatgtcgcggagtcgttcaatgtgTGGATGAAAGAAGCGTTGCATTTatcggtgacgaaaatggttgACTCCATAAGATATTTTGTGTGTTTAAACATCGCGATCATGGTTTAATATCCTACATTagtgtttaaaattattttgcacTGTTTATGTATCAGTGTCTTTGCTTAATCATAGGCCAATAGAAATTTCTCATCCCGCAGATGGAAATTTTATTGtatcccgtgcacaagaattaatatcgccattaaattttctaaaatttaacataaatatcggaagcaagcatatttatttttccttgttaTCAGTCAAGCGCGGTCCCCCGtgtgttttccttttttccctCGGATCTGAAGCTTCAAtcggcttgtggacttcacaccataaataagaAGGAAGACCGCTTCTCCTGGAcaactcctcctcctcatcctctgCTTCTTATCGGTTGAGTTTCTTCCtcatgtgtccaggatattcGCTTCAGGATGTGTGATGATCATCCTCTTCTAGAGAATCAATAAGTCGTAATCAGTTAAATaagtatttaaacaaataacatatatttgtaaacagttaaatacaaaaatttaaatggtTGACATAAGTATTTAAACGATATCCAAACTAGTTAAACGGTTTAAGTAAGTGTTTAAACGGTATCCAAACTAGTTAAACACGCGCAGCACGATTTACATAAGTGTTTAAACGATAAGTGTTCTTTTGATGGAGGCTCTGTGTCTCTCGaaagttttgaaaaaatatccatcttcaacacaatatcagtgaaagcattcaatgtAAACAATAACATGCAATGAATCTGTTGCCGAGTAGGCATTGATATACTttttagtattgtttaaatattaaactttatattaaaatatatctgttaccgtttaaatattggtgtctctgtttaattatatttttttatcgtttaatctatatttttatccgattaaaaaaatacaatgcgATTGTGCCAGCGGTTCCCCAAGCGTAATTAATGCATGCTCAGTTAcccaagcgtttccactcccgtcgcacataaaaatcggaaGCCGAAGCGGCAGCGGGCTGTTGGATTTTGCagtataaatgggaaggaagaaccatttcgttgAACATACCCTACTAGCGCAaccactcctcttcctcttcctcttcttcttgtgtgatggtcatCTTGTCGAGTCGAACATTTGGTGTTCACGACATTCGCTCCATTCGaaccacattttttagatcatagactttttacaggatgtgtgatgattgttttcctcttgtcaTCCGTACACAACCtgtaagtgaaaactttctttttgttGGCCAAGGCGAAATGCACGCCTTCTTGCTCTACGGGTAAGCAATGACGGAAGTGCGTTTCACCTTGAGTCAGGAAACGAAGGTTTCACTTACAAGTTCATTGCGGATGATTACCAGaagaaggttcatcacatatcTTTTAAAAGGAACTTGatgtataaaaaaatgtggtctgACTGGAGCGAGTGTTGTGCACACCCTATTCAAAGTTGTACTTGTACGATTCCGAGGTCCGTGATGGTTGTGTCGTGCATTAAACGGAGAGTTTGAAACTTACACggagaatttttgtattgtctttcattttatttttatcagagatttgtattttaagtaaagGTCATTGTAATTAtgctgatatttaataataaaatgaatgttgtattgtattaaatgtatttttataagagatttgtattttaagtacatttcattataattacgttgatacttcataagaaaatgttaaactgagaaaatgaaatttaaacagagaaaagtAAAGTTAAAGGGAATGAatgttatcagagatttgtattttaagtaagtTGATATTattgaataagaaaatgaatgttgtattgtattgtcttaagtgaacattctatttttatcagagatttgtattttaggtACATTACACTGTAATTACGttgatataatacaataagaaaatattaaactgagaaaatgaaatttaaatagagaaaaatcaagttaaagGGAGAAACTGATACTTAAACggtattttaaacagaaactttgttcttttaaatagagactttgttattttaaacagagaccttgttattttaaatagagagtttcaataccttagactgGAAGCTGATGAAATACCGAATGCTTCAGCTGGAATTCTTCTCCGAACAATTggttgacgtttaaacagagacccatgagGATTTATGGAATGTCTGTCTGTCGTAGGCATAAACATTAATTGAGCACAATGTCTGTAACAGCCTTCAATCTAAACATTAACATATATTGTtaaatagtttaattattatatttaaatggtttGCATATTGTTTAACCTATATACACAAATTTTAAGTAGTGGACCAATATGTTAAACACtgattgtctctagggattaaaCTAATAGTGAACCAGTAATGATTGGTCTCTCGGGATTAACCCTTGTCAATCACTTCAAGTAGGTTCATGTAATGAAATTCATTTTTTGCCCTTtgaaatggtgggaaaaataccgcccaatcacatcatgtctcaCCTTATGCAAACAGTTGTGTACTTTATTATGAAACGCATTTTAGAAGGCTCGTTACATCatctgtttcttcttcttcttcttcttcttcttcttcttcttcttcttcttcttcatggattgtgtccatctttgatgccgccaCACTGTCAAacaccggttccaccgggttcATGATGTCGTTGATgacagagtcaacgatcttatcgACTGCGGCAATCTCAGCGACTTCTGCGCACTCCTCCACCGTGACGGACATGTCATCAACGGTAACaccatcagccgccgatggtgctcctattgtttcatcatcagccggcggtggagacagagacattattgttttcctcttttttgcaagcctcttcgaatgaggcagtcttggaatggccatcccgatgatgtcctcgtcgtcgaaTTCCGACGGCGCGTCCGTCAcaggtgcttcatttgtttggagggaaGGCGTAGTCGATTGTGACTGTGCccggccttccaatgcctcaaccctagcgacaagccgagggaactcggtcatcaaaatcTGGCAAGACTGTAGAAGAGTTGCAGTTacatcctcgcctagtgccgGCGGGGGCGCTGCCACGGTTGGGGAGGCTGCCACGGTCGAGGGGGCTACCACAGTCGGGTGGGGTAGGGAAGGTCTTCTCCGGCcgcgaggaatgcgtgcgcgtttTAGGCCGGacgtaggagaacggcgtcgagcgcgcacggaagaggttgccctctcatcttgccttcgagcaagcgGTTCCTGTACAATAGCATCCAACCgacggttggcccgaacaaatatttcttcgtcagcattcgccggaaccagctccggaaactaacatgtgtaaaccaaataatcttagcgaaatcattcagtttaaataataaaaactatatttaaacatgtaaCTTATATATTAAACGTTATATAGTATTAGGTTAAACAGAGAACaacatatttaaacattaaagaaaagTTTTAAACGGTAGATGAAcgaagttaaacggtaaataatggttttaaaaattaacgtctactgttaaacacattggttttgaattattacctcttttccttcgagagatgacaaactcgtttCTACCGTCgtttgcttccggtaagtattttcaccatagcacagcatccttgggatcttgcagaaaTAGACTTTCTTTCcagttccggtcagctcgtaaaaccagatgttaagcgaGACCGtgcaacccttaacatacccggtgttggtcttcttccccgcgcatctagaTTACACTCGAGCGGCGGCTTATctaatgtcctccataagccacttgtgcgttgtctgcgcccatgcgtatcgccctatggcaggtagatcatcgacataatcaacgatccagttaggaaccgagcaggatgtatttgggaagaggattgtacccaggatgtacaccatcagtagtttggcaaaattttcttcttctcccctctgtccaacgagttggtaaagagtgctcttgatggagtctctgtgtctctcgtaggttttagAGAAATACCTCTCTCCGAAAgttgagcgtgttttcttcttctgaaacacgactgcggctccatcgcaacgcagaccaagaacgagggccacatcttcaggcctgaaagtcagcatgctttccccgatcctgaatttattggtgcggctatcgtacctttgcagcagagaatcaagaagggcccgctcttggtatacagcttccaactcggtaaatgctgcaaacggtgtccttcggatgatctcccagtgtcgagggattatgtgaactttcaattcagcaacggtctccactaccggtgttaagtagcatcgcccattaactagattgaccgccataatcacaagcatgCGATAATAACAGCACATTCATACATcagtattcacaaattgataagcggaaatataagttgttaaacggtaaactctcaatctttaaacattgatatcatttgttaaacagagacctatattattaaacagagatacaactagttaaacagagaaaacaaaacttaaacggtaaaagctcattatttaaacggagacctcattttcACAGCTGTAACCATATCAACTGAAAgggtaaacgtagattataaacattgcacaaatcacaacaatcgaaaaaccatttcgatcgtgtacacatacgaaaatgtaaaacaaaacaaaaaccatagccGAGAGAtatccctgcagactaacaaaaccccagccgataaatccccgtgcaggcttcaatgtcttccaagaaaaacaaaatcacaaaacaaacctaaaaaatgtctcttcataacagaatagttaacaaaaaaccataatcaataccttagactaCAAAGTGATGAAATGCtgaatacttgcgcgggacttctccttcgagacgccggtggaaagggaagagctggagacgcgagttgagagaagacaagcagctgtagccctaagaaaaacccactcacttcctctcacaccgccgaaatgggtgcagccacgacttcccgtgcaagggcattttcgtccataaaatttaaaaaacactccgtttaatgccgttacgtactttgggggtttgaaaatcatggagagtaaaaggaaggggtttttggggattgcaaaactatgggggtttgttttGTAATATGGCAAAGTTGgggtttttttgacaatttccacTAGATATtacttaatataattaaatgtttttttttctatctaggctctctttttttaaaaaaatattatcaaaataactttataaaaaatattattcactgacattatattttaaagatCACATCAAAACCGATGACCAGatttttaaaaagacaaaaaaaaagtttgtgaTTTTTCAACATCAccttccttttttaaaaatataaaaataagtggaaattatcaaaaaaaaactccaaagtttgtaatattttcaaaaacacccccttaatttgagaatccctaaaaaccccttctttttaatttcattctcttccaaacccccaaagcatataACTATggttaacggagtgatttttaaattttatggacgaaactGCCCGCGCATGAAAAGTCGTGGCATTGCCATcatttcggcggtttgagaggaagtgggggttagggtaatcccaagagatAACTTTATTGGAGCCGTatacttgatttttatcaactgggctcttcagcttttccctttcatCTCTGCCAGaacatcctctgtaatttcagcttttccctttccacatGTGTCTTGAAaaagaagtcccgcgcaagtattcggcatttcatcagttcgcaatctaaggtattgaacaagttgtgattatggttttatgttaactattctgttacaaagaaagttttttcggttttgttttgtggttctgtttttattggaagacattgaagcttgCAGGGGGATatatcggctggggttttgttagtctacaCCGAGATttcttggctagggttttgttatgatttgtgtacacgatcgaattAGTTTtccgattgttatgatttgtgtaatgtttataatgtacttttctcctttcatttgatatggttgcagttttacatatgagttctctgtttaagatcTGAGTTGTTGTTTAACAATTTATTTCATCACTTAACTATTGTTGTCTCTATTTAACAAACTATGTCTCcgtttaacaaatgatatctctgtttaaaacttgacatgttaccgtttaaacatttatatttaccgcttaaaattttgtgaatactgctgaaTGTGTTGTCATTGTCACAGGCtagtgattatggcggtcaacctagttaataggtgatgctacttgacatcggtagtggagaccttggctgaattgaaagttcacatgatccctcaacactgggagatcatccgaaggacaccgtttgcagcatttaccTAGTTGGAAGCTgtataccaagagcgggcccttcttgattctctattgccaaggtacgatggccgcaccaataaattcaggatcggggaaagcctgctaagtttcaggcctcaagacgtggccctcgttcttggtctgcattGCAATGGAGACGCATTCATGTTTCAGAAGAACAAAACCTGCTCAGCTTTCGAAGGcaagtatttatcaaaaacctacgagagacacagagactccatcaagagaactcttGAGCAATTAGTTCGACAgatgggagaagaagaaaattttgtcaaactcctgatggtgtacttcatgggtacagtcctcttcccaaatacatcatgctcggttctgaactggatcattgattatgtcgatgatctacccgccatggggcgatacgcatgggcacaggtgacgcacaagtggcttatggaggacattccaaaagcagccgctcgagtgcaagctagatgcgcggggaagaagaccaacacaaggtatattaagggttgctcagtcacgcttaacatctggttttacgagctgaccggaaccgaAAAAAAAGTCCGTTTCGGTAAgctcccaaggatgttgtgctacggtgaaagtacttaccggaagcaagcgatgatagaaaccagcttgtcatcgcttgaaggaaaagaaataataaatcatgaacaatgtgtttaacaatagtcgttaatgtttaaatatattatttagcgtttaactgtATTTAGTTacagtttaaaaattattcataaaagtttaaacattttgttctccgtttaaatatatttataatttttaaatatataaatactttgtttaaatatagtttttattgtttaaactgaatgatttcactgaaattgtttggtttacatatgttagtttcctgagttgGTTTAGACGAATGCTgaagaagatatatttgttcgggccaaccgacggatggatgctattgctccggaaccacttgcttgAAGGCAGAAAGAGAGGTAGTCTCTTCCGTGCGCGCTCGACGCCATTCTcttacttccagcccaccacgcgcacgcattcttCGACTCCGGAGAAGCCCTTCCCTAACTCACCCGATTGCGACAACCCCCCGACCACGTACAATGATAGTCTCTCGATTGTAGCAGCCCCCTAGACCATGGCaacccctccgaccgtggcagccccaccgacagcactaggcgaagatgtcactgcaactcttctgTAGGcttgccagatattgatgaccgagtttcctcagCTTGTCGCTTGggttgaggcactggaaggacggTCACAATCAACTGCGTcgtccctccaaagaaatgaagcacccgaGACGGatgaggcgtcggaatttgacgataacgacatcatcggggtggccattccaagatgGCCACAtacgaagagacttgcgaaaaagaggagaataataATGCCtttgtctccaccgccggctgacgatgaaacaatagcaacaccaaaGACGGCTGATGCTATTAttgagtctgtcgccgttgatgacatggccgtgacggtggaggagatcatagatgatgttgccattgccaCGATTGAGAAGATTGTTGACTAtgttgttaacgaaatccccgaccTGGTGGAAACGACGGCCaagagtgcggcatcaaagatggacacaatccctaaagaacaagaacaagctaagggtatgtctcccgttgatgctgttgccgtggccacggttgagaagatcgttgactctgttgtcaacAAACGTATATGGACATTGGAACCAACGGTCGACAGCGCtgcatcgaaggcagacacaatcccacaataaCAAGAAGTATGTAAGGATATGTTTGTGGTTGATACTGTCGCcgtgcccgcatcgaaggaagatgctgctggtgctgaacgATGTCAAGGCTCAACAAGAGTGCCGCATGATGACCTCGAACaagcaacgagagatatgatcgagGCCAATCAAAATTAGACGAGAAGGCGCGGGAagtctttgttccgaagaagCAAAAAGGGGTTGGCCAatctcgtcttaacaaataggagcaggagttgataaagatcttcctcaactgccctatggacaggtaagtttgaagtttttatgatagtgtttaaacgtttatatattatcatttaatttatctatttaacgttTAAGTAATTATAATATCGTTCAAACATTTTTTATATCAGTTAAGTAGTTACAATAAGGTTTAATTATTCCTGTTATCCTTTAACCTCAGCAATGTTGTGTGGAATAATGAcactgtcagcaccacacgggacagactatacactctgcttgaggtgaaggagatggtcacagacgatgtgatggatgttttcgtatgcataatacaaaagtggTTGAGGAaagtgccatatcgttataagaagcgcgcctccatcacacgaccactggcgctgtttatgtcaaagtaGGTCGACACACATaaaaccactatggctatgatcggagatgccgcgcgCAGCTTGCATGTTGTTTAAATTGTCATCTTcccaataatcatgaatgaccacttccatttcatcgtccttgacaataacaaacaagaatacaggcattattcttcatgccaaagcgcaagtacgataaagacgcgttggaaatagtaagttctttaataaattgtgtTCGATTAATAGTACTTGGTaattaatcggtattctaatctcaacttgtatacctcgacagcggaatctattcgacatttgtgtcaatatggagttcggcgagtcggcgacctcaaagtacccactagttcacgacatggaaaccccacgacaaaaaaaaGGAAGTCTCGACTGcaccgtctatgtcatgcggtttatcgagcaattactcgccgatgagaagctacggctgcCGCAGAcagacgtcccttatctgagattaaGGTATGTCGCCCGCATACTTATGGAGGGGACGGCAGCTgacgtccatgagaaagggggtcGTCGCAAGCGCAAGCGTagaattctttgtttttgtttgttttcaaatgtaaaccagttctaatccaattcattgtttttgttatcgaagaacatgacaaattttgtcaatgtaaattttgtttgttttcaattgtaaagcgtgttaaattcaattcagtttcattgtttaactgaGAGTGTCACTGTTtacctttcagtttcattgtttaactttaacaaacatcatttaaatatcagtgttaaCTTGTTAAACTTAAAATATCTCTGTTTACAATTacaatgtctttgtttaactaattGCGTTCACTGTTAAGAATAatagtttctctgtttaaatatgaaaagttggcactcaattaagtttttttctctttagaagtcagcttattAACAaagcctagtcggcgacagtttcattgcaagatctacaatTATGACCGGAGAGTGTTACTGTTTATCTTTCAGTTTCATTGCTTAATTTTAACaaacattgtttaaatatcagtgttaaCTTGTTAAACTTAAAATGTCTCTGTTTACAAttacaatgtctctgtttaactaaTTGCGTTCACTGTTAAGAATAatagtttctctgtttaaatatgaaaaattggtACTCAATTAAGCcttttctctttagaagtcagcttattAACAaagcctagtcggcgacagtttcattgcaagatctacgattgtgaccggagttatggcagcggctgcaatgtaactcgcggacctt
This genomic window from Dioscorea cayenensis subsp. rotundata cultivar TDr96_F1 chromosome 20, TDr96_F1_v2_PseudoChromosome.rev07_lg8_w22 25.fasta, whole genome shotgun sequence contains:
- the LOC120251045 gene encoding DNA damage-repair/toleration protein DRT102 → MATTTENHPPSLKIYAGADAFGCDLKDALLSHLRSKPGIEVIDLGTDKYYTIAERIGHNVSSAAGKTTSGSETRGLLACGTGVGVSIFANKFPRVYAATCTSVDEAVNTRSINDCNVLSVGGMGTKAEEGVRILDAWLQTPFKAPCPASGGAPWPEDIQAFFDTSTQEMARIPSSVSNCAICCLRKGMEFEPVGIMPGGEMKIVRESPTSAILKFTAGSVEPAHHHTFGHDLLVIKGRKKVWNLTKGEAYELLEGDFLFTPAGDVHRVKYFEDTEFFIRWDGDWDIFLDEDLKAAADAIEKELGGNK